In Halomonas denitrificans, the genomic stretch GATTTCGTCGAGCACCTGAACCCGGAGTCGCTGCAGGTAGTCGACGGGGCCTTTGTGGAGCCGGGGCTGCAGGATCTCGAGCCCGGGACGCACATGCAGTTCGAGCGCACCGGCTACTTCGTCGTCGACCCGGACAGCACGCCTGAAGCCCCGGTGTTCAACCGGGCCGTCACCCTTCGCGACACCTGGGCCAAGATCGAGAAGCAGCTCCGCTGACGGTCCCGACCGCGGACTCCTCGCGCTGGGCGCTGCGAGTCGGATCGGCTACACTGAAAATCGGTATCCGACGGAGGTCCTGGGATGGAGTGGATTGTGCTCGGCGCGCTCGCGCTACTGGTGTTCTACGCGGTATCGATCTACAACCGCCTGGTCACGGCCAGGAATCGCTACAAGAACGCGTTCGCCCAGATCGACGTCCAGTTGACGCGGCGCTACGACCTGATCCCCAACCTGGTCGAGGTCGCCAAGAAGTACATGGCGCACGAGAAGGAGACGCTCGAGGCGGTGATCCAGGCGCGCAATGCGGCGGTCACGGGCCTCAAGCAGGCCTCCGCCAACCCCGGCGATCCGGACGCGGTCAACCAGCTCAACCAGGCCGAGCAGGGACTCTCCGGTGCACTCGGGCGCCTGTTTGCCCTGTCGGAGTCCTATCCCGATCTCAAGGCCAACGAGAACATGATGCAGTTGTCCGAAGAGATCACGGCCACCGAGAACAAGGTCGCGTTTGCGCGCCAGGCCTACAACGACGCGGTGATGCACTACAACATCCTGCGCGAGACGGTGCCGAACAACTTCATCGCCGGCCCCTTCGGATTCGGTCCCGCCCAGTTGCTCGAGATCGACGACCCGGCCAAGCGCGAAGCGGTCCAGGTCGACTTCGGCTGATCCCGCGCGGCGGCCCTCGCCGCCGCGCTTCCGCCCGGACCGCTAGCGCATGGATTTCTTCCAGCAGCAGGATCGCGCGCGTCGCCAGACGCGGATGCTGGTCGTCGCCTTCGGTGCCGCCGTCCTGGCCATCCTGGTGGCGATGAACCTCGTGGCCCTGTTCGTGTTCGGCCAGGTGGCCGGAGGCGAACAGGGGTCGGTCGCCCCGCGCTCGATGGAGGCCGCGCTTCCGATCATGGCCGTGACCAGCGCGATCACCCTGGCGGTGATCGTGATCGCCAGTCTCTATCGCACCGTGCAGCTGCGCGGCGGCGGATCGCGGGTCGCGCGCGAGCTCGGAGGCGTCGAAGTCGACGGCACCACCACCGACCCTCTGCGACGACGGCTCCTCAATATCGTCGAGGAAATGGCCATCGCTTCGGGGGTCCCGGTGCCCGAAGTCTTCGTCCTCGATCACGAGGACGGCATCAACGCCTTCGCCGCGGGCTGGTCGCCGTCCGACGCGGCCGTGGCGGTGACCCGCGGCGCGCTCGAGAATCTCAGCCGCGAGGAGCTGCAGGGCGTCATCGCGCACGAGTTCAGCCACGTCTTCAACGGCGACATGCGTTTGAACATCCGCCTGATGGGCGTCCTGTTCGGCATCCTCGTGCTGGCCGTCGCGGGACGAAAGATGCTCTCGTCGATGCGCTACGGCGGGGGCCGGGGTCGCAAGGGCGGCGGCATCGTGCTGGCCGCGCTGGCGGTCATGCTCATCGGCTACATCGGTCTGTTCTTCGGCCGCTGGATCCAGGCGGCGGTGTCGCGCCAGCGCGAATACCTGGCCGATGCGTCGGCGGTCCAGTTCACGCGCAGCCCGGCCGGCATCGCCGGTGCGCTGACCAAGATCGGTGCGGCGACGTCCGGGTCGCAGCTGGTCGTGAACACCGAGGAGGTCGGGCACATGTTGTTCGCCAGCGGCCTGGCCAGTCGGATGTTCGCCACCCATCCGCCCCTGGTCGACCGGATCACCCGGATCCGGCCGGGTTTCCAGCCCGAGGAATTCGCCAGGGCAACCGCGGAGATGGCCCGCCATCGCCAGGCCCGACTTGCGCGGGCCGAGCAGGAGGCCGTGGAATCGGCCCGGCCCGAGCATGCGCTGCCGGGCGGACTGACCCTGGATGCCGACCAGCTCGCCGAACGGGTCGGTCAGCCGGGCCTGGCCCAGATGCTGATGGTCGCCGGCCTGCTGGCAGAGGTGCCGGCGCCGCTGGAGCGCGCGGCGCACTCCGACGAATGGGCACCGGAACTGATCCTGTTCCTGCTGATCGCCGCCGACCCGGACCTTCGCGAGCAGCAGCTGCTGATGATTGCCGAAGCCATGGGCTCGGACAGCGAAGCGCAGGTTCGCGACCTGCTGAACATCGAGCCGGATCTTCCCGTGCGATTGCGCCTGCCGCTGCTCGAACTGGCCTTCCCGGCCCTCCGGCGGCGGCCCGAGCGGCAGCTGCTCGACTTCATGCGGCTGGTCGATCGGTTGGCCGAGGCCGACGGGGAGATCACGGTCTTCGAGTACGTGCTGGCCCGCCTGCTCAATCGCGAGATCGAGGACGTGCTGCGACCCCCGCGTAAGATGGTCGGGGGGCGCCGGTCGCTGGCCGACCACGCCGACGCAGTCGCCGACCTGATCGCGATCTTCGCCGACCAGGGGCAGCCGGACGATGCGCTGGCCGCACGACGTGCGCGGGCCGCGGCGGCCGACCGCCTCGAGGGCATCGAGACCGAGACCGCGGCGCGAACGCCTCCCGACTGGCAGGATCGGCTCGACGCGATCTTCAGCGAACTCGGCGACCTCACGCTGGATGCGCGGCGTGAACTGGTCGAGGCCCTGGTGCGCAGCGCCCGCACCGACGGCGTCGTGGTTCCGGCGGAGTACGAATTGCTGCGGCTCGTCGCCGGCGTGCTTCGGGTTCCGCTGCCGGTGCTCGACGGCGGCGACGCCTCACCGGGCGAACAGCGGACAAACTGAACCGCCCCGCGGGGCGGGGCGGTCCGGCGTCCTCCTATGAATTCCATGCGAGGGGGCAAGCCGCCCGCTCGCTCAGTGGCGGCAGTGCGGTCCGTGGCGGTGGTTGCCCCAGCCCGGTCCGTACTGGCCCCAGCTTCTCAACTCGCGCAGCTTGCGCGCCCGGCGCCGGATCTCTTCGTCGATCCGGTGGGGGCTGGCCTGCAGCGCCCAGCGGAAGTGGCGGTGGTAGTCCATGCGCCAGCGCGGGTGGTCACTGTAGTAGCCCAGCGCGCGGGCCTCGCGTGCCTGGCCGACGGCCGTCCTCGCGTACCGGTGGGCGCGCTCGCGGACGAAGTTGCCGTGGCCGTAGTCGTAGTGGCGCTCGTCGTAGTGTCCGTGCCCGCCGCGCCGGCCGTGGCCGTGCCCGCGGCGGCGATCGTGACCGACGTCATGGCGGTGGCCCGAGTGCCCTCGGCCGTACTTGGCCTGGTTCGATCCGGCCTGGCTCGATCCGGCCTCGGCCAGCAGTTCGAGCCGGACCGAGTCACCGGCGGTGACCGGCTCGGCCAGCAGGGTCGATGCCAGCGGCACGGCCAGGGCCAGCGCCAGCTTCAGTGCATGGGTCTTCGTATTTCGTGCGTTCATTGCAGCGTCCTCGCAGGGGTCAGGGTGCGAGGCCAGTCTGCCCGGGAGGCGTTGAATCCCGCCTGAATCGGCCGTTCAAGCCCGATTCAGGCCTGGGGCCCGGCCGTTTCGGGTTCGACCGTGCGCCGGCCCCGCCAGCGCGCGCGCAGCGTCACCCACAGGACGCCAGCGATGACCAGCAGGCCGCCGAGCAGCAGCCGTGGGCCGGGACGGTCACCCCAGACCAGCATGCCCATCACCACCGCGAGGACCGGGACCAGCAGCAGGTACGGCGTGACCCGATTGATCTCGTGGCGCTGGACCAGCCAGTAGAAGGTGCCGTGACCGACGATCGACGCGCCGATCGCCGAATAGGCCAGCGCGGGCCAGGCCGGGTCGTCCAGCGCCACGGTGGGAACCCGCTCCACCGGTGATTCCATCCAGGCCGCCAGAAGCGCAAGTGGCACGATCGACAACAGCGCGTTCCAGGCCTGGAAGCTGAACAGGCCCACGCCCTGCACCCGGCGCATGAAGATCGTTCCCAGCGCCAGGAAGAAGGCCGAGGCCAGGACCAGCGCCAGGACGTCGAGCTGCGCCAGCACCAGCGGGTCCAGGCCCACCACCAGCACGCCGGCGAAGGCCAGCGCGATGGCGGCAGACGACCGCCAGCCGATCCGTTCGCCGAGCAGCACGACCGCCAGCAGGGTCGAGATGGGGACGTAGACCTGC encodes the following:
- a CDS encoding M48 family metallopeptidase, which produces MDFFQQQDRARRQTRMLVVAFGAAVLAILVAMNLVALFVFGQVAGGEQGSVAPRSMEAALPIMAVTSAITLAVIVIASLYRTVQLRGGGSRVARELGGVEVDGTTTDPLRRRLLNIVEEMAIASGVPVPEVFVLDHEDGINAFAAGWSPSDAAVAVTRGALENLSREELQGVIAHEFSHVFNGDMRLNIRLMGVLFGILVLAVAGRKMLSSMRYGGGRGRKGGGIVLAALAVMLIGYIGLFFGRWIQAAVSRQREYLADASAVQFTRSPAGIAGALTKIGAATSGSQLVVNTEEVGHMLFASGLASRMFATHPPLVDRITRIRPGFQPEEFARATAEMARHRQARLARAEQEAVESARPEHALPGGLTLDADQLAERVGQPGLAQMLMVAGLLAEVPAPLERAAHSDEWAPELILFLLIAADPDLREQQLLMIAEAMGSDSEAQVRDLLNIEPDLPVRLRLPLLELAFPALRRRPERQLLDFMRLVDRLAEADGEITVFEYVLARLLNREIEDVLRPPRKMVGGRRSLADHADAVADLIAIFADQGQPDDALAARRARAAAADRLEGIETETAARTPPDWQDRLDAIFSELGDLTLDARRELVEALVRSARTDGVVVPAEYELLRLVAGVLRVPLPVLDGGDASPGEQRTN
- a CDS encoding LemA family protein — protein: MEWIVLGALALLVFYAVSIYNRLVTARNRYKNAFAQIDVQLTRRYDLIPNLVEVAKKYMAHEKETLEAVIQARNAAVTGLKQASANPGDPDAVNQLNQAEQGLSGALGRLFALSESYPDLKANENMMQLSEEITATENKVAFARQAYNDAVMHYNILRETVPNNFIAGPFGFGPAQLLEIDDPAKREAVQVDFG
- a CDS encoding DMT family transporter, which codes for MPVAHLAALIAICVIWAGNFIAAATAVRSLEPVTFTVLRFALVLALLAPFLRLPRRGQWLNLLTACWCMGALHFGLVFVALDRSADISSVAILMQVYVPISTLLAVVLLGERIGWRSSAAIALAFAGVLVVGLDPLVLAQLDVLALVLASAFFLALGTIFMRRVQGVGLFSFQAWNALLSIVPLALLAAWMESPVERVPTVALDDPAWPALAYSAIGASIVGHGTFYWLVQRHEINRVTPYLLLVPVLAVVMGMLVWGDRPGPRLLLGGLLVIAGVLWVTLRARWRGRRTVEPETAGPQA